One part of the Megachile rotundata isolate GNS110a chromosome 16, iyMegRotu1, whole genome shotgun sequence genome encodes these proteins:
- the LOC100881558 gene encoding E3 ubiquitin-protein ligase RNF25 translates to MSDTAIDERVTDEIEALKAILLDDELNIKENERGEPECIETVLFPSTGEDSQSQYVCVTLIVQLPIGYPDIPPTISLRNPRGLDENTVRLMQSDAEAKCKDFIGQPVMFELIELIREHLTRSNLPTDQCAICLYGFREGDEFTKTECYHYFHSHCLAAHVAAAERYYREEQEKLPQWQQDTTNKFQAICPVCRESINCDVESLWSAPPPIDVEAATDFSVTAELRELQKQMAALFLRQQQRGGIIDLEAEGVKMLVRTEDEPGATTEGLNPPGTSLNAYSNQNMQSVNHMQMPQTKQSSHQTRNHAQLHHSYHGHNNHGHNNHGHRNRGRGRAHYRRQFDKVRQTESTPR, encoded by the exons ATGTCAGACACAGCAATAGATGAGAG AGTGACTGACGAAATTGAGGCATTAAAGGCTATTCTACTTGACgatgaattaaatataaaagaaaacgaAAG aGGTGAACCAGAATGTATTGAAACTGTGTTATTTCCATCTACTGGAGAAGATTCCCAATCTCAATATGTTTGTGTAACATTAATTGTTCAATTACCTATTGGATATCCAGATATACCACCTACTATTAGTCTTAGGAATCCTAGAGGATTAGACGAAAATACAGTGAGGCTTATGCAATCAGATGCAGAAGCAAAATGTAAAGATTTCATAGGCCAACCAGTTATGTTTGAACTCATTGAG TTAATAAGGGAACATCTTACAAGAAGTAATCTTCCAACGGATCAGTGTGCCATATGCTTGTATGGTTTTCGAGAAGGAGATGAATTTACAAAAACAGAATGTTATCATTATTTTCATTCACATTGTTTAGCAGCACATGTAGCTGCTGCAGAACGATATTATAGAGAGGAACAAGAAAAATTGCCACAGTGGCAACAAGATACTACTAATAAATTTCAg GCTATATGTCCTGTATGTCGAGAATCAATCAATTGTGATGTAGAAAGTTTGTGGTCTGCTCCACCGCCAATAGATGTTGAAGCTGCAACTGATTTTTCAGTCACTGCAGAATTAAGAGAACTGCAAAAACAAATGGCAGCATTATTTTTAAGGCAGCAACAAAGGGGTGGTATAATTGATTTGGAAGCTGAAGGAGTAAAAATGTTGGTAAGAACAGAAGATGAACCTGGTGCTACAACTGAAGGACTTAATCCACCTGGAACCAGTTTAAATGCATATTCCAATCAAAATATGCAATCTGTTAATCATATG CAAATGCCGCAGACAAAGCAATCTTCACATCAAACACGAAATCATGCACAATTACATCATAGTTATCATGGACATAATAATCATGGACATAATAATCATGGACATCGAAATAGAGGTCGTGGACGAGCTCATTATCGACGCCAATTTGACAAAGTTAGGCAGACGGAATCTACTCCCAGATGA
- the dock gene encoding SH2/SH3 adaptor protein dock isoform X1: MAAMKHGKTSQDDVCYVVAKYDYGAQGAQELDLRKNERYLLLDDSKHWWRVQSARGQAGYVPSNYVKKEKPSLFDSIKKKVKKGSGSKTLPSSNSPSRAVESPIMARRLPADPSEAIGTAVVKYNYQAQQADELSLVKGTRILILEKSNDGWWRGQSGTQAGWFPSNYTQEEGDADDTLHTYAMAENVLDIVVALYSFSSNNDQELSFEKGDRLEILDRPPADPEWYKARNSQGQIGLVPRNYLQELSEYLTQPYRERGMTSSEISTGDSLERRPDPGDRPHLIGKPWYYGSISRSQCDTLLNQHGHDGDFLIRDSETNVGDYSVSLKAPGRNKHFRVHVEGALYCIGQRKFHTLDQLVDHYQRAPIYTNKQGEKLYLVRPLPKGNPSSNGC, translated from the exons ATGGCAGCCATGAAGCATG gCAAGACAAGTCAGGACGACGTATGTTATGTTGTCGCCAAATATGATTATGGAGCACAAGGTGCTCAAGAGTTAGATTTACGTAAAAATGAACGTTATTTACTTCTTGATGATTCTAAACACTGGTGGAGAGTACAAAGTGCAAGAGGTCAAGCTGGCTATGTGCCAAGTAACtatgttaaaaaagaaaaaccatCCCTTTTTGACAGTATCAAAAAGAAAGTCAAAAAGGGCTCTGGTTCAAAAACTCTTCCATCCAGTAACTCACCATCTAGAGCTGTGGAATCTCCTATTATGGCTAGGCGTTTGCCTGCTGATCCAAGTGAAGCGATAGGAACAGCAGTTGTCAAATACAATTATCAAGCACAACAAGCAGATGAGTTATCACTTGTCAAAGGCactagaattttaatattagaaaaaaGTAATGATGGGTGGTGGAGAGGTCAAAGTGGTACACAAGCAGGCTGGTTCCCATCAAATTATACTCAAGAAGAAGGAGATGCAGATGATACTCTTCACACATATGCAATGGCAGAGAATGTTCTTGATATTGTTGTGGCACTTTATTCGTTTTCTTCTAACAATGACCAGGAACTATCTTTTGAAAAGGGTGATCGTTTGGAAATCCTTGACCGTCCACCAGCAGATCCTGAATGGTATAAAGCAAGGAATAGTCAAGGACAAATAGGTCTTGTACCACGTAATTATCTTCAGGAACTCAGCGAATATTTAACGCAACCATATCGTGAACGAGGAATGACAAGCAGTGAGATTAGTACAGGAGATTCTCTTGAAAGAAGGCCGGACCCCGGCGATAGACCACACCTTATTGGAAAACCTTGGTACTATGGTAGCATTTCACGTTCTCAATGTGATACACTATTGAATCAACATGGTCATGATGGTGACTTTTTAATTAGAGATAGTGAAACAAAT GTGGGAGATTATTCAGTATCTTTAAAAGCTCCAGGACGTAATAAGCACTTTAGGGTACATGTGGAAGGAGCGTTATATTGTATTGGTCAAAGAAAATTCCATACATTAGACCAATTGGTAGACCATTATCAACGAGCGCCTATTTATACTAACAAGCAAGGTGAAAAGTTATACTTGGTGCGCCCATTGCCAAAAGGCAACCCCAGTAGCAATGGTTGCTAG
- the LOC100881448 gene encoding uncharacterized protein LOC100881448 isoform X1, whose amino-acid sequence MDNLSDSFRGELDSVTSTDSLQLVADEFSIRHLSTPDVSNIELSKRVALLELENERLRMDLENMRIELNARIAANEGLKGKITELYVEMQLVLQEKQKLQNTLTDVNNRLDASQASAKWYQSQVYGLQASKKTLQLEVDTYQGILQQRQQTIANINARYKQLNMDYTDLLQKHQKEKQNLQHEVQNLKMQNQSNNVSESLDMNTISNSPDVSTKLELTEDELRNTKAELKTLEKRLLGNEVSKTLMENTLTKQRILITTMEGNIQRCETEKNQTADSLRKTQLEIQKLHSENEVLQTTLLSSKQEQSQIEDAIFQLRLQLTKMIEQYKLLKSKNTEAEEKLNSMQDVINENKRLKTLSYEANSALIRKIRQEKRKVKHLENKLHSIQITGHLSNMKSKMEVSLQECLKQVLMRNKDLKDQLKALTKNSDESIDEGYGDSSIVSSVSIDIPSPSSINPVLLNTASSVLLQCKDFCKPVQTELDHLRLKLNKLKECTI is encoded by the exons ATGGATAATCTATCAGATTCATTCAGAGGTGAATTAGACTCTGTTACATCAACAGATTCTCTGCAATTAGTGGCAGATGAGTTCTCTATTAGACATTTATCGACACCTGATGTTTCAAACATAGAGTTGTCAAAGCGTGTTGCATTAttggaattagaaaatgaaCGTCTTAGAATGGATTTAGAAAATATGCGCATAGAACTCAATGCTAGAATTGCAGCTAATGAAGGTCTTAAAGGAAAAATAACTGAATTGTATGTAGAAATGCAATTGGTACTTCAAGAAAAACAAAAACTGCAAAATACTCTAACGGATGTGAATAATCGTTTAGATGCATCACAAGCATCTGCAAAATGGTATCAGTCTCAAGTATATGGTTTACAAGCAAGCAAAAAAACTCTGCAATTAGAAGTTGATACTTATCAAGGAATACTGCAACAGAGGCAACAAACTATAGCAAATATAAATGCTAGGTATAAACAACTTAATATGGATTATACTGACCTTCTTCAAAAGCATCAGAAAGAAAAACAGAATTTGCAACATgaagtacaaaatttaaaaatgcagaacCAATCAAATAATGTTTCAGAATCATTAGATATGAATACAATATCTAATTCCCCTGATGTATCTACAAAATTAGAATTAACAGAAGATGAATTGCGAAATACAAAAGCAGAATTAAAAACATTGGAAAAGCGACTTTTAGGTAATGAAGTTTCCAAGACATTAATGGAAAATACATTGACTAAACAGAGAATATTGATTACAACTATGGAAGGAAATATACAAAGATgtgaaacagaaaaaaatcaaaCTGCTGATTCTTTACGTAAAACACAGCTTGAAATTCAGAAGTTACATTCTGAAAATGAAGTATTGCAGACTACTCTACTTTCTTCCAAACAGGAACAAAGTCAGATAGAAGATGCAATCTTTCAATTGCGATTACAGCTAACAAAGATGATTGAGCAGTATAAGCTCctaaaatcaaaaaatacagaagcagaagaaaaattaaattcaatgcaagatgtaataaatgaaaataagcgATTAAAGACGTTATCATATGAAGCTAATAGTGCTCTTATTAGAAAAATTCGACAGGAAAAACGCAAAGTTAAGCATTTGGAAAATAAGCTTCATAGTATTCAAATTACGGGACATTTAAGCAATATG aAAAGCAAGATGGAGGTTTCCTTACAAGAGTGCCTCAAACAGGTTTTAATGAGAAACAAa GATTTAAAAGATCAATTGAAGGCACTTACAAAAAATTCAGATGAAAGTATTGATGAAGGATATGGTGATAGCAGTATTGTTAGTTCTGTTTCTATAGACATTCCATCTCCAAGTTCCATTAATCCAGTATTATTAAATACAGCTTCCAGTGTACTGCTACAGTGTAAGGATTTCTGTAAACCAGTACAAACAGAACTTGACCATCTACGATTAAAACTTAATAAGTTAAAAGAATGCACCATatag
- the dock gene encoding SH2/SH3 adaptor protein dock isoform X2 produces the protein MSSLKIGKTSQDDVCYVVAKYDYGAQGAQELDLRKNERYLLLDDSKHWWRVQSARGQAGYVPSNYVKKEKPSLFDSIKKKVKKGSGSKTLPSSNSPSRAVESPIMARRLPADPSEAIGTAVVKYNYQAQQADELSLVKGTRILILEKSNDGWWRGQSGTQAGWFPSNYTQEEGDADDTLHTYAMAENVLDIVVALYSFSSNNDQELSFEKGDRLEILDRPPADPEWYKARNSQGQIGLVPRNYLQELSEYLTQPYRERGMTSSEISTGDSLERRPDPGDRPHLIGKPWYYGSISRSQCDTLLNQHGHDGDFLIRDSETNVGDYSVSLKAPGRNKHFRVHVEGALYCIGQRKFHTLDQLVDHYQRAPIYTNKQGEKLYLVRPLPKGNPSSNGC, from the exons atgtcaagtttaaaaatcg gCAAGACAAGTCAGGACGACGTATGTTATGTTGTCGCCAAATATGATTATGGAGCACAAGGTGCTCAAGAGTTAGATTTACGTAAAAATGAACGTTATTTACTTCTTGATGATTCTAAACACTGGTGGAGAGTACAAAGTGCAAGAGGTCAAGCTGGCTATGTGCCAAGTAACtatgttaaaaaagaaaaaccatCCCTTTTTGACAGTATCAAAAAGAAAGTCAAAAAGGGCTCTGGTTCAAAAACTCTTCCATCCAGTAACTCACCATCTAGAGCTGTGGAATCTCCTATTATGGCTAGGCGTTTGCCTGCTGATCCAAGTGAAGCGATAGGAACAGCAGTTGTCAAATACAATTATCAAGCACAACAAGCAGATGAGTTATCACTTGTCAAAGGCactagaattttaatattagaaaaaaGTAATGATGGGTGGTGGAGAGGTCAAAGTGGTACACAAGCAGGCTGGTTCCCATCAAATTATACTCAAGAAGAAGGAGATGCAGATGATACTCTTCACACATATGCAATGGCAGAGAATGTTCTTGATATTGTTGTGGCACTTTATTCGTTTTCTTCTAACAATGACCAGGAACTATCTTTTGAAAAGGGTGATCGTTTGGAAATCCTTGACCGTCCACCAGCAGATCCTGAATGGTATAAAGCAAGGAATAGTCAAGGACAAATAGGTCTTGTACCACGTAATTATCTTCAGGAACTCAGCGAATATTTAACGCAACCATATCGTGAACGAGGAATGACAAGCAGTGAGATTAGTACAGGAGATTCTCTTGAAAGAAGGCCGGACCCCGGCGATAGACCACACCTTATTGGAAAACCTTGGTACTATGGTAGCATTTCACGTTCTCAATGTGATACACTATTGAATCAACATGGTCATGATGGTGACTTTTTAATTAGAGATAGTGAAACAAAT GTGGGAGATTATTCAGTATCTTTAAAAGCTCCAGGACGTAATAAGCACTTTAGGGTACATGTGGAAGGAGCGTTATATTGTATTGGTCAAAGAAAATTCCATACATTAGACCAATTGGTAGACCATTATCAACGAGCGCCTATTTATACTAACAAGCAAGGTGAAAAGTTATACTTGGTGCGCCCATTGCCAAAAGGCAACCCCAGTAGCAATGGTTGCTAG
- the LOC100881448 gene encoding uncharacterized protein LOC100881448 isoform X2 translates to MDNLSDSFRGELDSVTSTDSLQLVADEFSIRHLSTPDVSNIELSKRVALLELENERLRMDLENMRIELNARIAANEGLKGKITELYVEMQLVLQEKQKLQNTLTDVNNRLDASQASAKWYQSQVYGLQASKKTLQLEVDTYQGILQQRQQTIANINARYKQLNMDYTDLLQKHQKEKQNLQHEVQNLKMQNQSNNVSESLDMNTISNSPDVSTKLELTEDELRNTKAELKTLEKRLLGNEVSKTLMENTLTKQRILITTMEGNIQRCETEKNQTADSLRKTQLEIQKLHSENEVLQTTLLSSKQEQSQIEDAIFQLRLQLTKMIEQYKLLKSKNTEAEEKLNSMQDVINENKRLKTLSYEANSALIRKIRQEKRKVKHLENKLHSIQITGHLSNMKSKMEVSLQECLKQVLMRNKDLKDQLKALTKNSDESIDEGYGDSSIFS, encoded by the exons ATGGATAATCTATCAGATTCATTCAGAGGTGAATTAGACTCTGTTACATCAACAGATTCTCTGCAATTAGTGGCAGATGAGTTCTCTATTAGACATTTATCGACACCTGATGTTTCAAACATAGAGTTGTCAAAGCGTGTTGCATTAttggaattagaaaatgaaCGTCTTAGAATGGATTTAGAAAATATGCGCATAGAACTCAATGCTAGAATTGCAGCTAATGAAGGTCTTAAAGGAAAAATAACTGAATTGTATGTAGAAATGCAATTGGTACTTCAAGAAAAACAAAAACTGCAAAATACTCTAACGGATGTGAATAATCGTTTAGATGCATCACAAGCATCTGCAAAATGGTATCAGTCTCAAGTATATGGTTTACAAGCAAGCAAAAAAACTCTGCAATTAGAAGTTGATACTTATCAAGGAATACTGCAACAGAGGCAACAAACTATAGCAAATATAAATGCTAGGTATAAACAACTTAATATGGATTATACTGACCTTCTTCAAAAGCATCAGAAAGAAAAACAGAATTTGCAACATgaagtacaaaatttaaaaatgcagaacCAATCAAATAATGTTTCAGAATCATTAGATATGAATACAATATCTAATTCCCCTGATGTATCTACAAAATTAGAATTAACAGAAGATGAATTGCGAAATACAAAAGCAGAATTAAAAACATTGGAAAAGCGACTTTTAGGTAATGAAGTTTCCAAGACATTAATGGAAAATACATTGACTAAACAGAGAATATTGATTACAACTATGGAAGGAAATATACAAAGATgtgaaacagaaaaaaatcaaaCTGCTGATTCTTTACGTAAAACACAGCTTGAAATTCAGAAGTTACATTCTGAAAATGAAGTATTGCAGACTACTCTACTTTCTTCCAAACAGGAACAAAGTCAGATAGAAGATGCAATCTTTCAATTGCGATTACAGCTAACAAAGATGATTGAGCAGTATAAGCTCctaaaatcaaaaaatacagaagcagaagaaaaattaaattcaatgcaagatgtaataaatgaaaataagcgATTAAAGACGTTATCATATGAAGCTAATAGTGCTCTTATTAGAAAAATTCGACAGGAAAAACGCAAAGTTAAGCATTTGGAAAATAAGCTTCATAGTATTCAAATTACGGGACATTTAAGCAATATG aAAAGCAAGATGGAGGTTTCCTTACAAGAGTGCCTCAAACAGGTTTTAATGAGAAACAAa GATTTAAAAGATCAATTGAAGGCACTTACAAAAAATTCAGATGAAAGTATTGATGAAGGATATGGTGATAGCAGTATT TTCTCTTAA
- the LOC105661971 gene encoding uncharacterized protein LOC105661971, with the protein MEEMKVDNIEDKMGENEGKMTKEVCDIKVICEKNEKVLVEDVEKLENWDMEFLKEDEEEVLATLGLCNKKIEEMDREEVEDCVSEKDRVLDEENKERKLTKRNIGERKRVRDVSSEEEELRKKEKKESKSEDSEEESGITKGGEEWQREEKKEIMEIGNSGEERKQLVKLETVAPLEEECAKMEILKKDAEIVHFDGVGERKRTDCDKCEEILEEQQRKAEKEV; encoded by the exons ATGGAAGAAATGAAAGTAGATAATATTGAAGATAAAATGGGGGAAAATGAAGGAAAAATGACAAAGGAGGTCTGTGATATAAAAGTTATATgtgagaaaaatgaaaaagtgtTGGTGGAAGATGTAGAAAAATTGGAGAACTGGGATATGGAATTCCTAAAAGAGGATGAAGAGGAGGTTTTAGCTACATTGGGGCTGTGCAATAAGAAAATTGAGGAAATGGACAGAGAGGAAGTAGAAGATTGTGTGAGTGAGAAAGATAGAGTCTTAGATGAGGAAAACAAGGAAAGAAAATTGACAAAGAGAAATATAGGAGAAAGAAAGAGGGTGAGAGATGTAAGCAGTGAAGAAGAAGAGTTgaggaaaaaggagaaaaaggagTCGAAATCAGAGGATAGTGAAGAGGAAAGTGGAATTACAAAGGGGGGAGAAGAATGgcaaagagaagaaaagaaggaAATAATGGAAATAGGGAACAGTGGTGAGGAACGGAAACAGTTGGTAAAACTGGAGACGGTGGCGCCGCTGGAAGAAGAGTGTGCGAAAATGGAAATACTGAAAAAGGACGCGGAAATCGTCCATTTTGACGGCGTGGGTGAGAGAAAGCGGACGGATTGCGATAAGTGTGAAGAAATCTTAGAAGAACAGCAGAGAAAAGCTGAAAAGG aaGTCTGA